One Clostridia bacterium DNA segment encodes these proteins:
- a CDS encoding S-layer homology domain-containing protein, producing the protein MKKIAVYILIIAVACMSFVLPIQAHGLIYETKQLDDNKIRITLKWSNSKEAKGIVISYFYIKNGKTLNIGYELDEKASTTAYIDFDLSGAITPIRVVLHKVGDLKWAPFKDIKGVEAEEYIRHLHDAGKIDAGKDQKFRPKDNITRGEFAAIIVKALNLGGTASNTKGLKDIEKSADKKYILLAVKHGIMSGDKDKKFKPDNPMSLADVSTIVAKYFKFKTNRNGVYKKLKQGKSYSGSVKKMFDTGILSVNDSIYKTFNEEGKINRANCAMMISRALSTY; encoded by the coding sequence ATGAAGAAGATAGCAGTGTATATATTGATAATAGCAGTAGCTTGTATGTCTTTTGTCCTACCCATACAGGCCCATGGTCTTATTTACGAAACAAAACAATTGGATGATAATAAAATCAGAATAACTCTGAAATGGAGTAATTCTAAAGAGGCAAAGGGCATAGTCATTTCTTATTTCTATATCAAGAACGGAAAGACCCTTAATATAGGCTATGAATTGGATGAAAAGGCTTCAACTACAGCCTATATAGATTTTGATCTATCCGGGGCAATTACACCTATAAGAGTAGTTTTACATAAGGTAGGAGATCTTAAGTGGGCACCTTTTAAAGATATTAAGGGGGTAGAAGCCGAGGAATATATCCGGCATTTGCATGATGCAGGAAAAATTGATGCGGGAAAAGATCAAAAGTTCAGGCCTAAAGACAATATTACCAGGGGAGAGTTTGCTGCAATAATAGTTAAGGCTTTAAATCTAGGGGGAACTGCCTCAAATACTAAAGGATTAAAGGATATAGAGAAAAGCGCCGATAAGAAATATATACTTCTTGCTGTAAAGCATGGAATTATGTCGGGGGATAAGGATAAGAAATTCAAACCTGACAATCCAATGAGCCTGGCTGATGTATCAACAATAGTCGCAAAATATTTTAAGTTTAAGACAAACAGAAACGGAGTATATAAAAAGCTCAAACAGGGTAAAAGCTATTCAGGCTCAGTAAAAAAAATGTTTGATACAGGTATATTGAGTGTAAACGACAGTATTTATAAAACTTTTAATGAAGAGGGCAAAATAAACAGAGCAAATTGTGCAATGATGATAAGCAGGGCACTTTCTACCTACTAG
- a CDS encoding fibronectin type III domain-containing protein — MKVFRRIASIFLILMMLLQVNAPVSVFAAVNEPQPPVNNLTVVSTGTDKADATAARSFINLKWDPLASPPGLPGVSKYINFYLTEVTKPYRPPKGTITKERDVSGNTTELKMKGLSSGTFYYVNTRAYYTYSDGNTSFTSGESAPSNTVKVLTDIDMSVASYGTNQIKIEWDDVWNSGRRIDYKLYVSDNSSFANTMPIYIGQSQIGSSGPVTVNQATGKLEYIHRVSDPARVYYVKIVPDITEEGLVMNPSTETLPVCSYILVKTTKMSETDGGTIWRLDWSPVVTGLNNNGVDITYQIDKYVNDVPIPMLIESGTSTFITIPKGGESNYYIIRANVTKNGLPLYPSNIKIVSDKITVKDQEVPSQPPMPELVNDFKGSDGKLIISYDTQVQDGVQFLGELQPNSATILWRVPKKADGNVDFDVAYDLWLLNDPNLIDAPPQDSKITLSLGSQNYVMDGPNHIGYKYRIPNLTPNSTYYVKIVARKTFIVYEDGQLKTEDRISMPSLKVIVTPAEGRIDQPLVPGRPPLKVVEGSIKKDRATIQLKNEWYERFMNGKWVAIDPNSPPTDNSFTAVQIKDNLKLLDEGKSVPDMFRKNYRVVKYDSGDRGVTIDVGCVRYEDGMSMSELAQIPTNKVIGFPVTANDSTEDRTQNLDNQKHNVNIPVAGLDPNTTYIIWVRASRQSADLTSGPSDPIIITTVPDDSNQVEKPVVPTFNYYQVSDIYIDLGWDFKTNYKYYIKYGTVDNINSASNTITTSTREIMNSGLSFLRIEDLTQDTLYYFWIQAEATNGSLSSKSEWSDSLPLKTLPDIPPSTPNGFGVKNEKGAVTKDSITFEWLKQEGNLEYILEIAGGADYKDVKEYNVGNVSEYKVSGLRSNFRYFARLYAYNPSNNLKSIPTHSVTVRTERSNDDYDSDQNVEDIASGDYIVKDAAVIRGTWTIRITGINADRFIEHVKNDKVLDYRIDAGTAPAKAARVNFLISNKVFNALSILKENLIIRTSGSYLVIRPEMLINRIAKVSSEDFNYEISVTTPDTGVSTEAQNLTFKTDTVRIDVIAYDGSNFTPVNVFNKPLKVIFPYSGRDWYKEGITSAYMYDDTASSWKKIDTVKTFDTDNDAGRVSFDTLKAGSVVIADIGKDFYSDIRGSRYEDAIANVASVHELKSISGDSFEPDKNATLADIVKLALDVMDYDYGSDYMSIGVKAGLIAASDINDGSGSCTREKAVLIAVRLYELKTGEIAGTGGSSQNTNTGFRDVSSAALPKVRFAVENGIAESRGSNNFGSGYTVTKGEFMGMLEKVLVLAGEID, encoded by the coding sequence ATGAAGGTGTTTAGAAGAATAGCTTCCATATTTTTGATATTGATGATGCTGCTGCAGGTGAACGCACCTGTGTCTGTATTTGCTGCAGTAAATGAGCCGCAGCCTCCGGTTAACAACCTGACCGTTGTTTCTACCGGTACAGACAAAGCCGATGCGACAGCAGCAAGAAGCTTTATTAATCTGAAGTGGGATCCTCTAGCATCTCCGCCCGGCTTGCCCGGTGTTTCCAAGTATATAAACTTCTACCTTACTGAAGTCACAAAACCATACAGACCGCCAAAAGGTACAATCACAAAAGAAAGAGATGTATCCGGAAATACAACCGAGCTTAAAATGAAGGGGTTGTCCTCGGGTACGTTCTATTATGTCAATACCAGAGCCTATTATACGTATTCGGACGGGAATACATCCTTTACAAGCGGTGAATCCGCGCCTTCAAATACTGTAAAGGTCCTCACAGATATAGATATGAGTGTGGCTTCATACGGAACAAATCAGATAAAAATCGAATGGGATGATGTATGGAACTCGGGAAGGCGTATAGACTATAAACTATATGTTTCCGATAACAGCAGCTTTGCAAATACGATGCCGATATATATTGGCCAATCTCAGATCGGTTCAAGCGGGCCGGTAACTGTCAACCAGGCAACGGGCAAGCTTGAGTATATCCATAGAGTAAGTGATCCTGCCAGGGTGTACTATGTAAAAATTGTCCCGGACATAACCGAAGAAGGGCTTGTTATGAATCCTTCGACTGAAACACTACCTGTGTGTAGTTATATACTTGTTAAAACGACAAAGATGTCTGAGACCGATGGCGGGACAATATGGAGATTGGACTGGAGTCCCGTAGTAACAGGCCTGAACAATAATGGAGTAGATATTACCTATCAAATAGATAAATATGTTAATGATGTCCCTATACCAATGCTGATAGAAAGCGGAACAAGCACTTTCATCACTATACCTAAGGGTGGAGAAAGCAATTATTATATTATAAGGGCTAATGTGACGAAAAATGGCCTGCCACTTTATCCGAGCAATATAAAGATCGTATCGGATAAGATTACTGTAAAGGACCAGGAGGTACCTTCACAACCGCCTATGCCGGAGCTGGTAAATGATTTTAAAGGGTCTGACGGCAAGCTGATTATTTCATATGACACGCAGGTTCAGGACGGGGTACAATTTCTTGGCGAGCTGCAGCCCAATAGTGCTACCATACTTTGGAGGGTTCCCAAAAAAGCGGATGGGAATGTGGATTTTGATGTGGCTTATGATCTATGGCTTCTAAACGATCCTAACCTCATTGATGCTCCACCTCAGGATTCAAAAATTACTTTAAGTCTGGGCAGCCAGAATTATGTCATGGATGGACCAAACCATATAGGGTACAAGTACAGGATACCAAATCTTACGCCGAACTCCACTTACTATGTTAAGATTGTTGCAAGGAAAACCTTTATAGTATATGAAGATGGGCAGCTAAAGACAGAAGACCGGATATCAATGCCTTCTTTAAAGGTTATTGTAACACCTGCTGAAGGAAGGATAGACCAGCCGCTGGTTCCTGGGAGGCCTCCACTGAAGGTGGTTGAAGGTTCGATTAAAAAGGATAGGGCTACTATCCAGCTGAAAAACGAATGGTATGAGCGTTTTATGAATGGCAAATGGGTAGCAATCGACCCCAACAGCCCTCCGACAGACAATAGTTTTACGGCAGTACAGATTAAAGATAATCTGAAACTCCTTGATGAAGGTAAGAGTGTACCTGATATGTTCAGGAAAAATTACAGGGTTGTAAAGTATGATTCCGGAGATAGAGGAGTAACTATAGACGTAGGCTGTGTAAGGTATGAAGACGGCATGTCAATGAGTGAGCTTGCCCAGATTCCGACAAACAAGGTTATAGGTTTTCCCGTTACTGCCAATGACAGCACAGAGGATAGGACACAAAACCTGGATAACCAGAAGCACAACGTCAATATACCGGTGGCAGGACTTGATCCAAATACCACATACATTATATGGGTTAGGGCTTCCAGGCAAAGTGCCGATCTTACATCAGGACCCTCAGATCCTATTATTATCACAACTGTTCCGGACGACAGCAATCAGGTCGAAAAGCCTGTGGTTCCGACATTCAACTACTATCAGGTAAGCGATATCTATATTGACTTAGGGTGGGATTTTAAGACAAACTATAAATACTATATAAAATACGGTACTGTGGACAACATTAATTCTGCAAGCAATACAATAACGACCTCAACCAGGGAAATAATGAATTCGGGCTTAAGTTTCCTGCGGATTGAAGACCTGACGCAGGATACCCTGTACTATTTCTGGATTCAGGCCGAAGCAACCAACGGCAGTTTATCAAGTAAATCAGAGTGGAGTGATTCACTGCCGCTAAAAACACTTCCGGATATACCTCCAAGTACGCCTAACGGGTTTGGGGTAAAAAATGAAAAGGGTGCAGTTACAAAAGACAGTATTACTTTTGAATGGCTCAAACAGGAAGGCAATCTCGAATACATTCTTGAAATTGCAGGTGGTGCAGACTATAAGGATGTAAAGGAGTATAATGTAGGAAATGTGTCTGAGTATAAAGTAAGCGGATTGAGGTCAAACTTCAGGTATTTTGCCAGGCTCTATGCATATAATCCGTCAAACAACCTGAAATCGATACCTACACACAGTGTTACCGTGAGGACGGAGAGAAGTAATGATGACTATGATTCCGACCAGAATGTGGAGGATATCGCTTCAGGTGATTATATTGTAAAAGATGCTGCTGTCATAAGAGGTACCTGGACTATAAGAATAACAGGAATAAATGCAGACCGCTTCATAGAGCATGTAAAAAATGATAAAGTGCTGGATTATAGGATAGATGCAGGGACAGCACCTGCGAAAGCCGCCAGAGTTAACTTCCTTATATCAAACAAGGTGTTTAATGCATTGAGTATACTGAAGGAAAATCTGATAATCAGGACATCGGGAAGCTATCTGGTAATAAGGCCTGAAATGCTTATAAATAGAATTGCAAAAGTGTCTTCGGAGGATTTCAACTATGAAATCTCCGTAACTACACCTGATACCGGCGTAAGTACTGAAGCTCAGAATCTGACCTTTAAGACAGATACGGTCAGAATAGATGTTATAGCATACGATGGAAGCAATTTTACACCGGTAAATGTATTTAACAAGCCTTTAAAGGTCATATTCCCATACAGCGGGAGAGACTGGTATAAGGAAGGAATTACTTCTGCATACATGTACGATGATACTGCTTCATCTTGGAAGAAGATAGACACCGTCAAAACCTTTGATACAGATAATGATGCAGGACGCGTGAGCTTTGACACGCTTAAAGCCGGAAGTGTAGTCATAGCAGATATAGGTAAGGACTTTTATAGTGATATAAGGGGAAGCAGATATGAAGACGCCATAGCAAATGTTGCTTCTGTGCATGAATTGAAAAGCATATCCGGGGACAGTTTTGAACCGGATAAAAATGCAACTCTTGCAGATATAGTCAAGCTGGCGCTGGATGTCATGGATTATGATTATGGCAGTGATTATATGTCGATTGGTGTTAAGGCCGGTCTGATAGCTGCTTCAGATATAAACGACGGATCAGGAAGCTGCACAAGAGAGAAGGCTGTCTTGATAGCAGTAAGGTTGTATGAGTTGAAAACCGGAGAAATAGCCGGGACAGGGGGTAGCAGCCAAAATACAAACACAGGTTTTAGGGATGTGAGCTCTGCTGCATTACCAAAAGTCAGGTTTGCCGTTGAAAACGGAATAGCAGAAAGCAGGGGTTCAAATAATTTTGGTTCCGGTTATACAGTGACAAAGGGTGAATTCATGGGTATGTTGGAAAAGGTACTGGTACTGGCAGGAGAGATAGACTGA